The Vitis vinifera cultivar Pinot Noir 40024 chromosome 18, ASM3070453v1 region caaaggtgcactaaaggatatgtaTATGGAGATTTAATGaactaagaaaagaaatgagagcttttaaggcaagaacaaataGGTAAGCAAATAAATGCATGTgttctcttactcataaatgaagtggagctctttatttataggtttttaacattataagccaaaaaaaccaaaaaaacagtCTCAATCGGTCGAGCTGAGGGTCAATCAGTttactagccgttggagcatttaatgcttggcaggtgacagTTACCCTCGACCGGGAAGACAAATCCCTCGACTGGGAAGGAAAGGCTACTGAAAAAGAGAGAGTCTTTTTTGCACCTCTCGGTCGGACCACAATAGGGAAgggggaaccggtcgaccggtaccCTAGTCAGTTGAGCCTGTTTGGACATAGCCTTGACCGGTTCACAATTTTTtacccgaaaacctatctttttctggtATTTTTGCTTcaaacacttaggcaaggtcttcaGATAAAattatatgccaattttgaaacgttttgcccaaggttcatttgatagatctcagattttggtgaaaatgtaactttaaagcataaatcgagtttttcaaagatgcatgaaataatatgtaaatcctaagtgtatcaatgcattcatcttacatatgtttcctctCATTAAAGGTCTTTccaaaagtcttgatcttgcatccattaggtcatttgatgaatttccaaattaacacctgaaattctttataatttaaaccaattagtaacttaactatgatttgttatcatcaaaacatgattaggagaacccttgggccaACAGAGACATTACGGTTATATCCACCAAGACCACTTGGAGGACTATGCCAATTTATTGAGGATTGCACCTTGGGTGGATACCATGTCTTTAAAGGCACCTGTTTAATAATGAACCTTTCGAAGATCCAAAATATCCAAGAATCTAGTTAGATTCGATAGAATTCTAACCAGAGAGGTTTCTCATCAACCATAAGAATGTTGATCCTTAGGGAAAACATTTTGAATTTATACCATTTGGAGCTTGTCAAAGAGCATGTCTAGGAATAGCTTTTGGtcttcaaatattatatttaacattaGCTAGTTTCTTACATGCATTTGACTTTTCAACTCCATCAAATGAACATGTTGATATGCGAGAGAGCTTTGGACTTACAAATATGAAATCTATCCCACTCGAAGTTTTCATTTCTCAAATCTACCCCACTTGAAATCCTCATTTCTCTACACTTATCTTCTTGTAGTCTTTACAACTAAAACATTGAAATGAAGAGGTCAAAGTTGACCTAGCTAGTCTTGGTTTAAAGACATATAGAGTTAGGTTCAATCAATCTATGATAAGATTTGAGATTTGTATTAAAAGTAGGTTGGACTAAGAATGATGTACAATAAACTAAAGTACTATCCATGCAAATAAAGTATAacattatatattatttggtTAGCATTCTGAAATGTAACATCataattatttctttgttttgtctAATTTATCGCCATTTCCCCCCCTCATCTtcatcaaaacaaataatatatagtctttctatttttaaaaatcaaattcgaTTCCCAATTATATAAGAATTTTACTGTTACTTTATAATAAACTTGACTTTAGTCTTAATAACTTTGACTTGTAAATATGTTCTCCATCCTTAATTAAATATACagataatttcattcattttttctaagATTGGAGTCAAATTTACCCATCCATACTTAActtgaaattttcttaaatatctattttttttcattttttttacacgtatatcttttaatttaaaataaaaaatatttaataaaatttcaaaataatagtTGTCAGACATATTTATGTGACATTTTTGAAGAGGTGAATGAAACTAAACTTTTCTTTAactataaaatcataaaaatttaatatatgcaAGCATGATCCGGTCtaaatatgatatataatttgtgtcatttcaaaaaatcataGAAGATCCTTTTGGCAAAGTGACCCCCCATTTGAGTTGTATTTTGTAATTGGTCACCACATGTTATATCATTTCAAAGATTATGGAGGATCATGTTGCCAATCATTATCAGAAGAAGTACAACTTCCTCTATAAAACTAATCAATACGATATTTAGCACATGCAAACAAATTTGGAAGGATCTGAAAGTCAAGTCTACGGGCCACCCCTTTACGACTTGTTCGAAAAAGCACAAATCAATGGTGGTGCCACTTGCCAGCAGTCTGTTTCAATATCTAAATGTTACCTCGGTGAGACTGCTTGACATACTTTTTGTCTCCTACTATCTCATGGAGATCCAGAGTTGGTAAGATAAGAATAGCATCCGAAGCTGCTGGTGCATGGCCAATAATCGGTCACCTCCTCTTAGGTGGGTCACAACTTCCTgggattttttataaaattatggtagatttaaaattaattttttaaaaatgcagCATATTAATGCTTGACAGGTGACAGTTACCCTCAACCGGAAAGACAAATCCCTCGATTGGGAAGGAAAGGCTACTTAAaaagagagagtgttttttgcACCTCTCGGTCGGACATCAATAGGGAAGGAGGAACCGGTCGATCGGTACCCTAGTCAGTTGAGCCTGTTTGGACATAGCCTTGACCGGTTCACAATTTTTtacccgaaaacctatctttttctggtATTTTTGCTTcaaacacttaggcaaggtcttcaGATAAAATTATATGctaattttgaaacgttttgcctaaggttcatttcaTAGATCTCggattttgatgaaaatgtaactttaaagcataaatcgagtttttcaaagatgcatgaaataaTATGTAAATCCTAAATGCATcaatgcattcatcttacatatgtttcctatgattaaaggtcttttCAAAAGTCTTGATTTTGCATCtattaggtcatttgatgaatttccaaattaacacctgaaattttttataatttaaaccaattagtaacttaactaaggtttgttatcatcaaaacatgattaggagaacccttgggctaacagagACATTACGGTTATATCCACCAGGACCACTTGGAGGACTATGCCAATTTATTAAGGATTGCACCTTGGGTGGATACCATGTCTCTAAAGGCACCCGTTTAATAATGAACCTTTCGAAGATCCAAAAGGATCCAAGAATCTAGTTAGATTCGATAGAATTCTAACCAGAGAGGTTCCTCATCAACCATAAGAATGTTGATCCTTAGGGAAAACATTTTGAATTTATACCATTTGGAGCTGGTCAAAGAGCATGTCCAGGAATAACTTTTGctcttcaaatattatatttaacattaGCTAGTTTCTTACATGCATTTGACTTTTCAACTCCATCAAATGAACAGGTTGATATGCGAGAGAGCCTTGAACTTACAAATATGAAATCTATCCCACTTGAAGTTTTCATTTCTCAAATCTACCCCACTTGAAATCCTCATTTCTCTACACTTATCTTCTTGTAGTCTTTACAACTAAAGCATTGAAATGAAGAGGTCAAAGTTGACCTAGCtaattatttctttgttttgtgtaATTTATCgccattttttccctttctcttATTCCCTCATCTtcatcaaaacaaataatatgtagtttttctatttttaaaaatcaaattcgaTTGCCAATTATATAAGAATTTTACTATTACTTTATAATAAACTTTACTTTAGTCTTAATAACTTTGACCTGTAAATATGTTCTCCATCCTTAATTAAATATACggataatttcattcattttttctaagATTGGAGTTAAATTTACCCATCCATACTTAActtgaaattttcttaaatatctattttttttcctttttttttacacatatatcttttaattttaaataaaaaatatttaataaaatttcaaaataatagtTGTCAGATATATTTATGTGAAATTTTCGAAGAGGTGGATGAAACTAAacttttctttaaatataaaatcataaaaatttaatatatgcaAGCATGATCCGGTCtaaatatgatatataatttgtgtcatttcaaaaaatcataGAAGATCCTTTTGGCAAAGTGGCCCCACCTTTGAGTTGTATTCTGTAATTGGTGACCACATATTATATAATTTCAACGATTATGGAGGATCATGTTGCCAATCATTATCAGAAGAAGTGCAGCTTCctctataaaaataatcatatttagCACACGCAAACAAATTTGGAAGGATCTGAAAGTCAAGTCTACGGGCCACCCCTTTACGGCTTTTTCGAAAAAGCACAAATCGATGGTGGTGCCACTTGCCAGCAGTCTGTTTCAATATCTAAATGTTACCTCGGTGAGACTGCTTGACATACTTTTTGTCTCCTACTATCTCATGGAGATCCAGAGCTGGTAAGATAAGAATAGCATCCGAAGCTGCTGGTGCATGGCCAATAATCGGTCACCTCCTCTTAGGTGGGTCACAACTTCCTgggattttttataaaattacggtagatttaaaattaattttttaaaaatgcagcatattaaaaaatatctttgaataataataataaaatgacaaataataaaaaggaaagaaagttgtCTTGTGGCTATaagaaagaataatataaaagagagagaagaggagaGGCGGATAGAGAGAAGAgtagcagaaaaaaaaaaagaacgggAAGGTGCATGCTGCAAATCTTTGGGTGTTCGTATGACGAGCAAAACGAGTTATGTTTTGCGTGAAAGTTaaggtgaaaattttctttgacaTGAGGAACATTCTTtcaaagtttgattttaatttcaatgattggatttttttatttgtggtAAGGTAACATTCCCtcaaagtttgattttaatttcgATGATTGGATTTTTTGATTTGTGGTAAGGTAGTTTAATCCTACAacttttgtttaatattttttcttgaaaaaatattatggaTTTTATTATTGGGAGATAAATATGTGTTATTTGTGTTTTCTTTATGTTATTTGAAATATGATTATTGTTAGGGtggattattatgatttttttttttatgtttgcaatgatttaattgaagaaaaattattgtgttaattgttggaaattattcaatatattaagaataaataaaatttatatgattatgGTTTAGACTATGTTttgatgatatataaattattgtgatttttttttgtggttatttaattgaagaaaaattgttgtgaTGTAACAGGAATTATTGATTATGTTTggagtaaataaaaattatgtccTATAAAATTATGGATGATAACATGTAagtttattatatttcatatatggttatatgaaaaacaaaaattgatgaaagattttatgaaatggaaaaaggaaaaaaaaagaaaaaaaatgatgatgaaaagtAAAAACCCGTAAAAGACGAATTAAGAAGGAAATGAGATTTCTAGTATGAAAACTACAAAAATTTATCTTGTGAAAACTCtaaatggggagtgtatttaaTATAGATGTATATCATTCAgtaaaaacccaaaaacaatagTTTGTTACTTTATTGAATGTAAACATTTGCATCATGTTTTCATTTGGAAGAATGACATGTATTAATTACTTGAATGACATTAATGGTATGTTTGGATATTTTATTAGAGACtgaaatgatttatttattttgtaaatttagaattgtttgatttgttatttatataattgaatAAGAAATGTGATAattttgattagtttaattttatatggttgaggttttatttaatgaaatgcattgttttgaaaattggatcgGACCAACCGGTTCAATTGCCAACTGGTGATCTTTCCGGTTCTGTCCTCTCCTTTAAACCGCTAGATGGTTGAACCAACCACAAACCACTATTGGCAGTTGGACCGATGAACCGCTTGGACCGGGTGGTTTTTCATGAACTGCATGGCTCAATTCCAGCCCAGTCTTCCccccattttttctttcatccaaATAGTCCAACCTTCCCCTCCTCTTTTTCAAAGGGTCCAAGTGAAAGCCCAATAAGCCCAGCCTTACATCTTAATGGTCTTTAGGCAAAACCTAAACCCATTTAAACCCCTCAATGGGTTGTACCTTTGAACCCCTTAGTTACACAAATGGCTTGAATGAACTGTGTTTTACGCGCATATTCACATCCACATCCATGTGGGATTGCTGCTATTTTAAGTCTAAAGAAAAAGCAACACCACTTAGCTACAACACAATTTGATGCAagtctagaaaataaaaaaaacatgtgtttcaaaaaaaaaaaaaaatattaaataaaataatataatattttctgaaattataaaattagttaaagttaaataattaaatttttacatattccatttaataaagttcaaaatattaatatatttatatttatattttgataatatcaaagataaaaattaaatatttttaaatttttaatttatatatctatatatatatatatatatatatatatatatagttttttattttttattttaataatatataagttatatatttatgacattatttGTTCGACTATTCGATCATCGGTCCAACCATTGAATCATGAATAGATAACTTTTCTGATTCAATAACCGGtctgattttgaaaatattgatttaatgtaaatataatattatattttgacatataattgttttctattgacctaaattttttaattcatttgggTGTAAAACACCTTacaaaacaatatgaaaatgttcacccctttatttttataaaatttttagataCAAATATAGTTTATAAGGAAccataagaaaatcaagaaGTGTTCCAAAAagccttaaaaaataaaagaacaacaataataataatttttaatttatattacctTTTTGACATGTGCTAATTTGAGTTATATGAATTTTTGtaacttaaattatatttttttattttgtaaaatatttttggaaatattttttacttagaTTTATGTAGATATTTGGGTTTAAATATTGATCTATTCACTGTCAAATTGGATAGGAATAAACTTTAAGGTCAACCCTTTGACCTGATATCACTAGTCGGATTCTGAGTTGCCTTGGGTGTGACTATAATGGATTTTCTTCTCCATTGCCTAAACCCTGTCATGGTTGGAGCGTTTGCAATACTCGTCCTCTCATACCACCTGTTATTATGGAGGTCTGGAGCTGGTAAGAGCAGAATGGCACCTGAAGCTTCTGGTGCATGGCCCATAATAGGTCACCTGCACCTGTTAGGTGGATCTAAGAATTTGCCTCACTTACTTTTTGGAACCATGGCCGACAAGTATGGACCAGTATTCAGCATCCGGCTGGGATTAAAAAGAGCTGTGGTTGTGAGTAGTTGGGAAATGGCCAAAGAATGCTTCACCACCCATGACCTGGCTCTGGCCTCCCGTCCTCAGCTTGTGGCCGCCAAATATTTGGGATATAACTATTCCATGTTTGCTTTCTCTCCTCATGGTGCATACTGGCGTGAAGTGCGTAAGATAGCCACTCTAGAGCTACTCTCGAACCGCCGGCTAGAGTTGCTGAAGAATGTCCGAATCTCAGAGGTGGAGACATGCATGAAGGAACTATACAAGCTTTGGGCAGAGACGAAAAGCGAAGCAGGCGTTGTTTTGGTGGACATGAAGCAATGGTTTGGGCACTTGTCTCTGAACGTGATTCTTAAGATGGTTGTTGGAAAACGATATTTCGGTTATGCAGCCGAAAGTAAAGAGAAAGGGGCCCAGCAGTGCCAGAAGGCGATTAGGGAATTCTTTCGTTTGATGGGACTCTTTGTGGTGTCGGATGCCCTTCCTTTTCTTGGATGGCTTGACGTGGGTGGACATGTGAAAGCCATGAAGAAGACTGCAAAAGAATTGGACGGTATTGCTCAGGAATGGTTAGAGGAACACCGACGGCGAAAAGATTCGGGTGAAGCTGATGGTGACCAGGACTTCATGGACGTGATGCTGTCCATTCTGGGTGGTAGAGACACTACTGATTATGATGCTGATACCATCAACAAAGCTACAGCCCTGGTATGCACATTATTCCTTTAGCATCTTTATATGGTAGTAAAAAATGAGACATAATTTCACGCTTTATCATCTTTAGTCCAGACTCAAGAGTACTTGGGCCTGGGTTGGAAGAACTTCTTGTTTTTGCTTAGTTTCAAGTTGAAACTAATCAAAAGCAGCGATTTTTAAAAGGTAATTATAATAGTGGTGTTATAAAAGTTCAaacataaaataactttttgcaTAAATCAAAatagagtttatatatatataatatttttctgatcttcatattaatttttttaagtcataacttttttgaacaaaattagTCAAACCATAGAACTCTTGAACTTACAGAAAAGGCCTTTCGATTTCTTAGAAATAGATACATGTAGAGTTTTGTTATATGTTTGTTTTTGTCAAAAGAGTAACATGAGCAGCTTAGACAAGCAATTAGAATGAAATACAACTGGGCTGAGAAGCTGATCGAGTACAACTAGAATTATGTACAACCTCTTGCTAGGATAACTGGGTTGGACTAGTAATGATAGAGTTCTCCGTTGGAGTTAGGTGGCCCAAAAAGATTGTGCTGTTTGAATAGCTGGTCCTCTAATTTAGGAAGAGGCAACCGAATTTGCACCGCTGGGTGGCTGGGCccatagaaaatattattgTCAGAAGATTATGAAAGTATGTTCCTTAGTCCGCATGCTTTGAGGCCTCTTTGAGTGGGCTTCTAGGGCTGGTTAGACAATTGGGCCTTTCAAAGGATTTCCTagagttacattttttttagcccaacatgaatttttataaaatgctATATTTATACGCGAGTTTCATATTGAAGCTAAACATACCCATTTTGAtcggaaaaaaaaaggaaagaaaatggggCCTTTTTTCCACCCTTAATCCTAtcactatttttaattttattttattagttaatGGTATGTATTTCACAGATTCTGATTGGAGGAGGCACTGACACTACATCTGGTACTTTAACATGGGCAATCTCACTTTTATTGAACAATCCACACATATTAAGAAAAGCTCAAGAAGAATTGGATGCACATGTTGGTAAAGAAAGAATAGTAAATGAAATGGATATAAGCAAGTTGGTCTACCTTCAAGCAATTGTTAAAGAGACATTGAGGTTAAATCCAACAGCCCCACTTTCAGGACCGCGTCAATTCATCCAAGATTCTATTTTAGGCGGTTACTATATCTCAAAAGGCACTCGTCTTATATTGAACCTCACCAAGATCCAAAGAGACCCGAGAGTATGGTTGAACCCAATGGAGTTCCAACCAGATAGATTCCTCACCACCCACAAAGATGTTGATGTTAGAGGTAAACATTTTGAGTTGACACCATTTGGTGGTGGAAGAAGAATTTGCCCTGGAGCAATTTTTGCCCTTCAAGTGCTACACTTAACATTAGCCAACTTCCTACATAGATTTCAACTTTCAACTCCATCAGATGCACCGGTTGATATGAGCGAGAGTTTTGGATTAACAAACATCAAATCCACTCCACTTGAAGTTCTTATCTCCCCACGCTTGGCTTCTTATGATCTTTATGAGTAGAACTTGAGGTCGCTAAGAGACTTATTTCAAAAAACCTAGTGCTATGaaatgtgaaataaaaataaatttcatacatGTAGCATAagtttagtattattttaaagCAGTTACTAATGTGTGTCCTTTAGTATTGTCTTAGcttgaatttaataaaaaaatattttcgaCAACTATTTTGTGTGGACAAGTAATGACCCAATTTCTTGTTATGTTTCTTCATTCTTCCATGAAAGAGAATTTAGAAGAAAAAGTGGCATATAGCATtacaattgaaaaattaataagcATGTACTCCACCATATGCATATATATGCATAGTAGACTTAATGAATTTCCAAGTTGATTAATTGGTATCTCCTTTTGATAGATTTCAGCCACCTTTTTGTACATGATTAAAGTAGTAATGGAGACTAAAATTACAACTCCCATTTCATTGTAAAAAGTTGGGATGTGCAAGGTGGGTCAGTTCAATTTTGGGCATTAAAATCGAATCGAATCGAATTGAACCCAAAAGAGGAAAATGATTAGTTTGACTTGATTAACAATAATCTAAGTTGGTTTATTTTGCTTCTATTTataacatcaattttttttttaatttgaacgaaaataatattattgaagCAAGTCATCTTTGGACGGTTGAAATGATATTATTACAACTAATTTcaaatcatattattataacttaatgacaTGAATAGGTATTATTGTAACCCATGTCAATCATATCAAATAGTCCAAGTCATAGATAAAAGTTATAAAGGTGTGATTGGGAGTTCCATCCAATGTGAAAAATGTATACCAAATTAATAATGTAACCAATTGTTATACTGTATATTATTATTGTGTGTGTATAGCTTTCAATTCAATTCAGTTTggttcattaatttttttttataggtaattgAATTGGTATAACTtaggtttatatttttaaaaataaaatctttaaaaattaatagatttggGTCAATTCCATTGATTTTGTCAATCGTACACCCTAAAAGAAGGGATGTCCACttatcatccataactttgTGTACTCCTAAGTTAGAATTTTGCCCCATGTGATTCACATTTGTACTTATTATTCTCAAATTTTCGTACAAATGATTTATTGTTTTGTGGAATTTTACTCCATGAGATTCACATTTGTACTTATTATTATCAACTTTGTCTGCTCTTAAGTTACAATTTCTCCTAATTAGATTCACATGCGTTATTGCCATAATTGACTTTCCACATTTATGCATGAATTATTATGTCAATAGATGCATTATCATTTTGTCAAGTTAATTTGACTTAGGTTAATCACCAAAGACAAGGTGAATTAATTGactcaattttaataaattttaatttaaatgagtgcaagtaataataataaaacagtaaaaaaatacataattaaataaataaaaagaagagatAACTGGTACAAACTCCAATTTATATTTTGCTCAATCCTATACTCTCCTCAAGCCCTCAAATGCAAAttgagggttccactagcttTTAAGACTTCAATCAAACCTTAATCCTTTACACCTGGATTCTCAATTTCAATGatctttttacactttaattCAAGAAATTCCTCACTCTTGAACATACTCAAAGGTAACACTTGAACAACATTGATCTCACAAAGTTTTATTTACAGataatataaatgaaaactTAAATGGTTTTTTTTGGTTAGGATTTCTAAATTAATAAggatttttacattaaaaagaAAGAGTTAAGATCAACTGGGTTTTGtaagatttt contains the following coding sequences:
- the LOC100855129 gene encoding cytochrome P450 CYP82D47 is translated as MDFLLHCLNPVMVGAFAILVLSYHLLLWRSGAGKSRMAPEASGAWPIIGHLHLLGGSKNLPHLLFGTMADKYGPVFSIRLGLKRAVVVSSWEMAKECFTTHDLALASRPQLVAAKYLGYNYSMFAFSPHGAYWREVRKIATLELLSNRRLELLKNVRISEVETCMKELYKLWAETKSEAGVVLVDMKQWFGHLSLNVILKMVVGKRYFGYAAESKEKGAQQCQKAIREFFRLMGLFVVSDALPFLGWLDVGGHVKAMKKTAKELDGIAQEWLEEHRRRKDSGEADGDQDFMDVMLSILGGRDTTDYDADTINKATALILIGGGTDTTSGTLTWAISLLLNNPHILRKAQEELDAHVGKERIVNEMDISKLVYLQAIVKETLRLNPTAPLSGPRQFIQDSILGGYYISKGTRLILNLTKIQRDPRVWLNPMEFQPDRFLTTHKDVDVRGKHFELTPFGGGRRICPGAIFALQVLHLTLANFLHRFQLSTPSDAPVDMSESFGLTNIKSTPLEVLISPRLASYDLYE